In Flavobacterium sp. N1736, the following are encoded in one genomic region:
- a CDS encoding CopD family protein, producing MEYYNYLKSLHLIFVITWFAGLFYIVRLFVYQIEANEKPSPEKEILQAQYKIMTYRLWYIITWPSAILASIFAFWMLLFTDLGNAWLKMPWMHVKLCFVFLLYLYHLKCHQIFKQLQNDEVKYSNNFMRLWNEGATIILFAVVFLVVLKSAINWIFGVIGIFLFSIIIMLGFRFYKRIRERK from the coding sequence ATGGAATATTATAATTATCTAAAATCGCTGCATCTTATTTTTGTAATAACCTGGTTTGCGGGATTATTTTATATTGTGCGTTTGTTTGTATATCAAATAGAAGCCAATGAAAAACCATCTCCGGAAAAGGAAATTCTACAAGCGCAATACAAAATAATGACATATCGTTTGTGGTATATTATTACTTGGCCATCCGCAATTTTGGCTAGTATTTTTGCTTTTTGGATGTTGCTTTTTACCGATTTAGGAAATGCCTGGCTCAAAATGCCGTGGATGCACGTTAAGTTATGTTTTGTTTTCCTGCTGTATTTGTATCATTTGAAATGCCATCAGATATTTAAGCAATTGCAAAATGATGAGGTAAAATATTCAAACAATTTTATGCGTTTATGGAATGAAGGTGCAACGATTATACTTTTTGCAGTAGTTTTTTTAGTAGTTTTAAAGAGTGCCATCAACTGGATTTTCGGTGTAATCGGAATTTTTTTATTTTCGATTATTATTATGCTGGGATTTAGGTTTTATAAGAGAATCAGAGAGAGAAAATAG
- the hemH gene encoding ferrochelatase, translating to MKGVLLVNLGSPESPTTKDVKPYLDEFLMDKYVIDVPYLLRALLVRGIILRKRPEESAHAYAKIWWDEGSPLVVLSERMQKKVQPLVNVPVSLAMRYGSMTIEKGLQELHDKGVTEVLLFPLYPQYAMASTLTILVKAEEIRKKKFPQMTFTDVPAFYNKPDYIKNLADSIQKYLVGFDYDHLLFSYHGIPERHIRKTDITKSHCKIDGSCCSTPSPAHDFCYRHQCYETTRQVVKLLGLPEDKYSLTFQSRLAGDKWLEPYTDVEIDKMPAKGIKNLAVVTPAFVSDCLETLEEIAMRAKEDFEANGGEEFLAIPCLNDDDEWCQTVGNWINDWAK from the coding sequence ATGAAAGGCGTATTATTAGTAAACTTAGGATCTCCGGAAAGTCCAACTACAAAAGATGTAAAACCATATTTAGACGAATTTTTAATGGATAAATACGTGATCGATGTTCCGTATTTATTGAGAGCTTTGTTGGTTCGAGGAATTATTTTAAGAAAAAGACCGGAAGAATCAGCTCACGCTTATGCGAAAATTTGGTGGGATGAAGGTTCTCCATTAGTGGTTCTTTCAGAAAGAATGCAGAAAAAAGTACAGCCTTTGGTAAATGTTCCAGTTTCGCTGGCAATGCGTTACGGAAGCATGACGATCGAAAAAGGACTTCAGGAATTGCACGATAAAGGCGTTACCGAAGTATTGCTTTTTCCTTTATATCCGCAATATGCAATGGCTTCGACTTTGACGATTTTAGTAAAAGCCGAAGAAATCCGTAAAAAGAAATTCCCTCAAATGACTTTTACCGATGTTCCTGCGTTTTACAACAAACCGGATTACATCAAGAATTTAGCCGATTCTATTCAGAAATATCTGGTTGGATTTGATTATGATCATTTATTGTTTTCTTACCACGGAATCCCGGAACGCCATATTCGCAAAACAGATATAACGAAATCACATTGTAAAATTGATGGTTCTTGTTGCAGCACACCTTCACCGGCGCACGATTTTTGTTATCGTCATCAATGTTATGAAACTACCAGACAAGTCGTAAAATTATTAGGACTTCCGGAAGATAAATATAGTCTGACTTTTCAATCGCGTTTAGCAGGAGATAAATGGTTAGAACCATATACTGATGTTGAAATCGACAAAATGCCGGCAAAAGGAATCAAAAACCTTGCAGTTGTAACACCAGCGTTCGTCTCTGATTGTTTAGAAACTCTGGAAGAAATTGCGATGCGCGCCAAAGAAGATTTTGAAGCAAATGGAGGAGAAGAATTCTTAGCAATTCCGTGTTTGAATGACGACGATGAATGGTGCCAAACAGTTGGGAATTGGATTAATGATTGGGCAAAATAA